A single window of Sphaerodactylus townsendi isolate TG3544 linkage group LG03, MPM_Stown_v2.3, whole genome shotgun sequence DNA harbors:
- the LOC125428730 gene encoding E3 ubiquitin-protein ligase TRIM39-like produces MAAAAEGHLKELREEASCSVCLDFFRDPVTIAGCGHNFCRACLTQSWGDLQGAEASCPQCRGRAQEGTLRPNHQLANLVEIIQKLRPVEGKGAEGKGGICEKRQEPLIFFCKVCGISKEHEDHEEIPLEEAFQENRATVAGRKERFCQKHQEPLKLFCKDDEALICVVCDRSKEHRDHETLPLDEASEEYKDEFCDCLEKLKEEREQIVASKAEVEEESQELLKQTTEEKQETVAMFRDLHTFLEEQEKLLLAQLEEVEKEVAKNRDQHLAELSEALSSLDSLIQEMEEKCQQPATELLQDARSTLLKYEEKEAFENPAAFPLSLKWRIWDCSDLTLFLEGTKKQFKDSLDSGLHLQKADVTLDPDTAHPELILSEDRKSVRDGEKPQTLPNNPERFDYYSAVLGREGFTGGRHFWEVLVGKKEQWAVGVARKSVRRKGDITFSPEEGIWEMGKWEGHYRASMEDDYPPLTLSGEPKRIRVCLNYDGGRVAFFDADRRALIFEFSGASFSGETLLPYFWVCGKATLKLSS; encoded by the exons atggcggcggcggcggagggtcACCTGAAGGAGCTCCGCGAGGAAGCCTCTTGCTCCGTCTGCCTGGACTTCTTCAGGGACCCGGTGACCATTGCTGGCTGCGGCCACAATTTCTGCCGGGCCTGCCTGACCCAAAGCTGGGGGGACTTGCAGGGGGCCGAGGCTTCGTGCCCCCAATGCAGAGGAAGAGCTCAGGAGGGGACCCTCCGGCCCAACCACCAGCTGGCCAACTTGGTGGAAATAATCCAGAAACTCCGTCctgtggaagggaagggggcagaagggaagggggggatctGCGAGAAGCGCCAGGAGCCTCTGATATTTTTCTGCAAGGTCTGCGGGATATCCAAGGAGCACGAAGATCACGAGGAGATCCCTCTGGAGGAGGCTTTCCAGGAAAATCGA GCAACGGTGGCCGGTAGAAAAGAGAGGTTTTGCCAGAAGCACCAGGAACCGCTAAAGCTGTTTTGCAAGGATGACGAAGCCCTCATCTGTGTGGTCTGCGACCGATCCAAGGAGCACAGAGATCACGAGACCCTTCCTCTTGACGAGGCCTCCGAAGAATACAAG GATGAATTCTGCGATTGTCTGGAGAAgctgaaggaggagagagaacaaATTGTGGCGTCTAAAGCAGAGGTAGAGGAGGAAAGCCAAGAGCTGCTG AAACAAACCACAGAAGAGAAACAAGAGACTGTAGCCATGTTCAGAGATCTGCACACTTTTCTGGAGGAACAAGAGAAACTTCTGCTGGCCCAGTTGGAAGAGGTGGAGAAGGAGGTGGCAAAAAACCGGGATCAGCACCTGGCTGAACTCTCTGAGGCGCTCTCCTCTCTGGACAGCCTCATCCAGGAGATGGAGGAGAAGTGTCAGCAGCCGGCCACTGAACTCCTGCAG GATGCCAGAAGCACCTTGCTAAA GTATGAAGAAAAGGAGGCATTTGAGAATCCAGCagcatttcctctttctctgaaGTGGCGCATTTGGGACTGCTCAGATTTAACTCTCTTTTTGGAGGGCACCAAAAAGCAATTCAAAG ACTCTCTGGATTCTGGACTTCACCTGCAGAAAG CTGATGTGACTCTGGATCCAGACACGGCCCATCCGGAACTTATCCTATCTGAGGATCGGAAAAGCGTGAGGGATGGAGAAAAACCTCAAACTCTGCCCAACAATCCTGAGAGATTTGACTATTACAGTGCTGTTCTTGGTCGTGAGGGGTTCACAGGAGGCCGCCATTTCTGGGAAGTCCTTGTGGGGAAAAAGGAACAATGGGCTGTGGGGGTGGCCAGAAAgtctgtgaggaggaagggagacaTTACCTTTAGTCCTGAGGAAGGGATCTGGGAGATGGGGAAGTGGGAAGGGCACTATAGGGCTTCCATGGAAGATGATTACCCTCCCCTGACCCTGAGTGGGGAGCCCAAGAGGATCCGAGTCTGTCTGAACTATGATGGGGGTCGGGTGGCCTTTTTCGACGCTGATCGAAGAGCCCTCATCTTTGAGTTCTCTGGAGCCTCCTTCTCTGGAGAGACCCTCCTGCCCTACTTTTGGGTATGTGGAAAAGCCACCCTCAAACTCTCTTCTTGA